The DNA segment GCGGGTTCATGCTGCTGCTGGTGGGGCAGCGGGTTCCGGTGGCCTACCTGCCGGACGACCCGGCCCGCACCACCACCGTTCACTGGGCCAAGGTTCCTACCCGAGGTTGAAGAAGAACCCCTATGAAACCTACCCGACCCACCGCTCCCCATCTGCTGCGGGAATACCGGCTCTGGGTCTACCTCGAGACCCAGAGCCAGCCCTGGCACGCCACCCTGGAAAAAACCGACCTCTCCGAGCGCCTCGAGTTCGACTCCCCCCTGGAGCTGGCCCGGCATCTGGCCAGCCTCACCAACCCTGTTCCCAGGGGGCGTTTACGGTAGTTCGGTCAGGAACTCATTTGCGGGCATACTCGAGGTGTAGCGCAAGCGCCACCCGGCCAATCAGCTCGATGGGCAAAGGCTGATCGTGCGGGAACGACAGGTTGCCCTTCGCACCCCGGTAGGGCGCAAGCTCCCGCATGAGGGCTGCATCCTGGGTAACGGGTGGATAGATGCCGATGTGCTTCTGGAAGGCCGCAAAGTAGAAGAATATCCGCCCATCTCGGAAGGCTGGCATCTGGTAGCCAATGCAACGGGCGACCCCCGGCAGCAAGGCCTCGACCCTGGCCTGGATGGCCTCGAGCCGCTGCCGGGCCGCCGGAGAAACCGTGTTGAAATAGGCTTCGTGCGAGGAGAGTGCCATGTTGCAGTATTGTATCCTCCGCCAGAAACATACTCCCTCTCAGCCCTCCTGCGTCAGTGACCTCCAAGCAACGCCCGCGCTACCCCCGCCACCGACGGCTCTGGGTCTTGCAATAGCGGAATAACCGAGTCCAGATCGCCCAGGCGGGCCAGGGCCTCGGCGGCTGTAGCCCGCACCAGGGGGTTGACATCGCGGGCCCCCTGGCACACCAGGGGGAGGTAGTCGGGGTTGCCCAGATTGGCCAGCACCACCAGGGCATTGCGGGCCATGCGGGTGCGGCCGGGGCGCAGAAAAACCGTTCCGGCATACTTGCGCTCAAAGGCTTTGGAGGAGAGGTAAAAAAAGTCCTCCAGGTTGGGGTAGGCCAGCTCGGGCTCGGGCACAAAACCTTGCCAGAAGGCCCGGGCTTTGCGGTTCCAGGGGCACACCTCCTGGCAGATGTCGCAGCCAAACAGCCAATCTCCAATCCCCTCCCACATCGAGGGTGGAATCAGGCCCCGGTGTTCGATGGTCCAGTAGCTGATACAGCGCCTCGAGTCCAGCGTTCCATCGCCCAGTAGCGCCCCGGTAGGACAGCCCGCTACACAGCGCCGACAGGTGCCGCAGCGGTTGGGGTAAAGCGCCTGTTCTACTGGAGCAGGAAGGGAGGTGAGCAGCACGGCCAGGGTGAGGTAAGTGCCTTCGCCCATCCGCATCAGCATGGCGTTGCGCCCGATCCAGCCCAGGCCGCCCAGCGCGGCGTAGGAGCGCTCGGAGAGGGGGCCGGTGTCCACGTAGCCCTTAGCTCGCAGGCCCAGGCTCTGGGCGAGGCGCTCGAGGTCTTGCAAGTAAGGCTGAAGCAGCAGGTGGTAGTCCCGCACCCAGGCGTAGCGGGCCACCCGGCCCAGCCGAATGCCGCCGGGGGGGCGCTGGGGTGGCGGGTAGGCATGAGGGACTGCTAACACCAGCACACTCCTTGCCCAGCTTAATCGGCTGCTGGGGTTGAGTCGGGTACTCAGATTTTGGCTCAGATAGGCCATTTCGGCCTGCCGACCCCCGGCAAGCCAAGCCTGGTAACGGGCTTGGGTATCGTGCGGCAATTCCACCCCCGCCCAGGCCGTCAGAAAGCCCTGCTGCTGCGCGGCCTGGGTCAGGATTTCCGCCGCATTCACACCCTGATTGTGCAGGGTTCGGTAAGGCAATACAAGGCTGGGTTTCTGTCCGGGCTCGAGTTCCGCCTGCTGCACACCTTCATGCGCCAGCCCGAACGGGAGCTTTTCAAGCAGGTGCTGCTCGATCAGGTCTGGGGCACCGACTTCTTTGGCGATGCCAACATCGTGGAGGTCTACGTCAAACCACTGCGGCAGAAACTCGAGGCCCTGGTCGAACCCCGCCTAATCCAGATCCTGCGGGGAAAAAGCCCCATTGGATATGCCCCAGGGAGCAGGTTGCATTTTTATTCACCCGAGTCATAGACTCGAGGCACTCGAGCATTGCCTGAACACAATCCCGTTTGGCGGGTGCTTGAGGTTATCAGCAGGGAGGTTACTTTATGTGCGCACCGTGTGTGATGGGTCTGGTGGAAAAAAGCCTCAGCCGTCGGGAACTTTTGGGTGTGGCGGTCGGCATGGCTGCGGTAGCGGCCAGCAGCGCGCAGGCCCAGAGCCAGGTGGCCGGCAAAGCCTTCAGCAACGTGGCTGATCTGACCCACCTGGTCTCGCCCAGCTTCCCCATGTTCCCCGGCGCCAGCCCCATGAAAATCCGCGAGGTAGTGACGGTCAAGAAGGATGGCTACTACGGCAACACCCTGGAAATCTGGGAGCACACCGGCACCCACATGGACGCCCCCGCCCATTTTGTAGATGGCGCCGCCACCGCAGATGCGCTTCCGGTGAACCGGCTGATTGCCCCCCTGGCGGTTATCAACATCAAGGCCAAGGCCGACCGCAACCCCGACGCCGAGGTTACGGTAGACGACATCCTGGCCTGGGAGCGCAGCCACGGGCGGCTACCCAATGGGGCCTTTGTGGCCATGTACTCGGGCTGGGACAGCCGCGTGAACGACGCCAAAGCCTTCGTCAATCTGGATGCTTCAAATGTTCAGCACTATCCTGGCTTTAGCCCATCTGCAGCAGAATTTTTAGTGAGAGAGCGAAACATTGTGGGGGTGGGAGTAGACACCCTGTCGCTCGACTTTGGCGCTTCCAAGGATTTCAAAAGCCATGTAACCCTGCTGGGTGCTGGCAAGTACGGCCTCGAGAACCTGGCCAACCTGGCCTCCGTGCGCCCCAGTGGGGCCATGATTATTGTGGGTGGGCCCAAGCACAAGGGGGCCTCGGGCGGGCCTAGCCGTGTGATGGCAATCTGGTAAACCGGCTGTTTTTCTAAGCCCGCACCAGTGCAGCCCTAGCCCGGTCGGCCATCTGGTAGAGCTTTTCCCTGGTAAGGGGGAATTTGCCCTCCAACACAA comes from the Meiothermus sp. CFH 77666 genome and includes:
- a CDS encoding winged helix-turn-helix domain-containing protein, coding for MAQIGHFGLPTPGKPSLVTGLGIVRQFHPRPGRQKALLLRGLGQDFRRIHTLIVQGSVRQYKAGFLSGLEFRLLHTFMRQPERELFKQVLLDQVWGTDFFGDANIVEVYVKPLRQKLEALVEPRLIQILRGKSPIGYAPGSRLHFYSPES
- a CDS encoding cyclase family protein is translated as MGLVEKSLSRRELLGVAVGMAAVAASSAQAQSQVAGKAFSNVADLTHLVSPSFPMFPGASPMKIREVVTVKKDGYYGNTLEIWEHTGTHMDAPAHFVDGAATADALPVNRLIAPLAVINIKAKADRNPDAEVTVDDILAWERSHGRLPNGAFVAMYSGWDSRVNDAKAFVNLDASNVQHYPGFSPSAAEFLVRERNIVGVGVDTLSLDFGASKDFKSHVTLLGAGKYGLENLANLASVRPSGAMIIVGGPKHKGASGGPSRVMAIW
- the queG gene encoding tRNA epoxyqueuosine(34) reductase QueG; its protein translation is MTAWAGVELPHDTQARYQAWLAGGRQAEMAYLSQNLSTRLNPSSRLSWARSVLVLAVPHAYPPPQRPPGGIRLGRVARYAWVRDYHLLLQPYLQDLERLAQSLGLRAKGYVDTGPLSERSYAALGGLGWIGRNAMLMRMGEGTYLTLAVLLTSLPAPVEQALYPNRCGTCRRCVAGCPTGALLGDGTLDSRRCISYWTIEHRGLIPPSMWEGIGDWLFGCDICQEVCPWNRKARAFWQGFVPEPELAYPNLEDFFYLSSKAFERKYAGTVFLRPGRTRMARNALVVLANLGNPDYLPLVCQGARDVNPLVRATAAEALARLGDLDSVIPLLQDPEPSVAGVARALLGGH
- a CDS encoding DUF1801 domain-containing protein — encoded protein: MALSSHEAYFNTVSPAARQRLEAIQARVEALLPGVARCIGYQMPAFRDGRIFFYFAAFQKHIGIYPPVTQDAALMRELAPYRGAKGNLSFPHDQPLPIELIGRVALALHLEYARK